In one window of Cryptococcus neoformans var. neoformans JEC21 chromosome 7 sequence DNA:
- a CDS encoding laccase precursor, putative — protein MRGLAKLFFLSCSFVSLVSSEKTDESPTAVSDNYMPKATATIDPSVFALSNDFEITDVPTTREYTFDIANAFASPDGYEREVYVVNNMFPGPVIEANTGDTIIVHVNNHLDEGQSLHWHGLRQLGTAFMDGVPGITQCPIPPGGSFTYNFTVSHQSGTYWWHSHYSNSMADGIWGPLIVHSPNEPLQRGRDYDEDRIVFITDWMHDNSEIIIAALATPEGYKGNIAPPQGDAILINGRGQTNCTATGSSSCFYPPPPEIQVPVNCRVRLRFISATAHPMYRISIDNHPMEVVEADGTAVYGPTVHEISIAPGERYSAIINTNEGKEGDAFWLRTSVALSCMFGAVSQEGLAVVRYTGNGIVSTEEPQTSAWSDLAGVTVPCTGLDQTYTLSPRDSLSAPREPLQSHFFNSERGAFVNVLGNTFQGYGFNNISYQNQIFNPLLSIVQRGGSCENTLVSSRTFPDFGPGNIIINNLDTVIDHPYHLHGNEFQVIGRGTGALSIDNLTNIDFTLDNPVRKDTLWIQGGSWAVLRITADNPGVWALHCHIGWHLTEGKLAVIVVQPSAIGHMESPESWTNLCANTDPNAFGPAKRSSSPSIQSSKTSSFQYLREVKGKVVKRRGAREA, from the exons ATGCGGGGGTTAGCcaagcttttcttcctATCCTGTTCCTTCGTTTCGCTGGTCAGCAGCGAGAAGACTGATGA GTCGCCAACCGCGGTTTCTGATAACTATATGCCGAAAGCGACAGCAACCATTGACCCTAGTGTATTCGCTCTTTCAAATGACTTTGAAATAACAGATGTTCCGACGACGAGAGAGTATACCTTCGATATCGC CAACGCTTTCGCCAGCCCTGATGGTTATGAACGGGAGGTTTACGTTGTCAACAACATGTTCCCTGGTCCTGTGATAGAGGCTAACACCGGCGATACTATTATCGTACATGTCAACAATCATTTGGATGAAGGACAAAGTCTCC ACTGGCATGGTTTGCGGCAGCTGGGCACGGCTTTCATGGACGGTGTCCCTGGTATAACTCAG TGTCCTATTCCGCCTGGAGGCTCATTTACCTACAATTTCACCGTAAGCCATCAATCCGGCACGTATTGGTGGCACTCCCATTACTCCAATTCCATGGCCGACGGCATTTGGGGCCC CCTAATTGTGCACTCGCCCAATGAACCCCTTCAGAGGGGACGAGACTATGATGAGGACCGAATCGTTTTTATAACTGACTGGAT GCATGATAACTCAGAAATCATCATTGCAGCTCTAGCCACTCCAGAAGGATACAAAGGA AACATTGCTCCTCCACAAGGTGATGCGATTCTCATCAACGGCCGT GGCCAAACAAATTGCACAGCTACTGGTTCCTCGTCATGCTTCTATCCCCCACCTCCGGAGATCCAAGTGCCCGTCAACTGCAGGGTTCGTCTGCGCTTTATCAGCGCGACCGCCCATCCCATGTACCGCATATCTATCGACAACCACCCTATGGAAGTTGTGGAGGCCGATGGTACTGCCGTCTATGGGCCGACAGTCCATGAAATCTCCATCGCACCCGGGGAACGGTACTCTGCAATTATCAACACCaatgaagggaaagaaggtgatGCGTTTTGGCTGAGGACTAGCGTTGCTCTAAGCTGTATGTTTGGTGCAGTAAGTCAGGAGGGATTGGCGGTGGTGAGGTATACGGGTAATGGAATCGTTAGTACTGAGGAGCCTCAGACTTCTGCTTG GAGTGATCTAGCGGGAGTTACCGTTCCATGTACTGGACTGGACCAAACATATACTCTTTC ACCACGAGACAGTCTTAGTGCACCTCGGGAACCTTTGCAAAGCCATTTCTTCAATAGCGAACGAGGAGCCTTTGTGAATGTTCTTGGTAATACCTTCCAGGGTTAT GGGTTCAACAATATCTCATATCAGAACCAAATCTTCAACCCTCTACTTTCAATCGTCCAACGCGGAGGCTCCTGCGAGAACACATTGGTATCCAGTAGAACTTTCCCCGACTTCGGGCCAGGGAACATTATCATCAACAATCTTGATACCGTCATCGACCATCCTTACCACCTGCACGGCAACGAGTTCCAGGTGATAGGACGAGGTACTGGAGCTCTCAGTATTGATAACCTGACTAATATTGACTTCACTTTGGACAACCCCGTGAGAAAGGATACCCTCTGGATACAGGGTGGAAGTTGGGCGGTATTGAGGATCACAGCGGATAACCCTGGAGTTTGGGCCTTGCATTGTCATATTGGGTGGCATCTTACTGAGGGAAAG TTGGCTGTGATTGTCGTTCAACCAAGTGCGATTGGACATATGGAGAGCCCCGAGTCTTGGACGAAT CTCTGTGCTAACACCGATCCCAATGCGTTTGGCCCGGCAAAAcgctcatcttctccgtctATTCAATCCTCTAAGACATCCAGTTTCCAGTATCTCCGTGAAGTCAAAGGGAAGGTTGTTAAACGTAGAGGTGCGCGAGAGGCGTGA
- a CDS encoding expressed protein, whose product MTLITTSLTTSPIMTHPDVLPVILSFADRQTLSRCMQVSWKFFNFASPYLYSNIRLIPNEADAFLYGASFGPIIMEDGSERDLKRELLAMVKVLNIEKHQGCNGFLATACSRWRGLGIEFPSLNVLRVWMGPNMFEGGWFNCPWIPNMSPQKLVMRNVTAISAGNSYTFAPRDLLRKVQKVVVVVPKLRNLSEINQDALRSHRRTSESPIEPGTETVIVFWTEGPDSGWWAEAPLADYDNIIDQLVMCSLAEADRLTICNAGSIYPVVSENGDCVAYVSYQEREGEVAAAVKRKIEQISRRRGELARLGKRLESLRFMSFGEYLGKEDWKGEFDPEEMAPWVLS is encoded by the coding sequence ATGACCCTAATAACCACATCTCTGACGACGTCACCCATCATGACTCACCCCGATGTCCTCCCTGTCATCCTTTCATTCGCCGACAGGCAAACCCTCTCTCGTTGTATGCAAGTCAGCTGGAAGTTCTTCAACTTCGCCTCCCCTTATTTATACTCAAACATCCGACTTATCCCAAACGAAGCTGACGCTTTCCTCTACGGCGCGAGCTTCGGACCGATAATCATGGAAGATGGTTCAGAACGTGATCTGAAGCGTGAGCTTCTGGCTATGGTCAAGGTCCTCAACATTGAGAAACATCAGGGATGCAACGGTTTCCTAGCGACCGCTTGCTCTCGGTGGAGGGGACTAGGGATAGAGTTTCCTTCACTCAACGTCCTAAGAGTATGGATGGGTCCCAACATGTTCGAAGGCGGCTGGTTCAACTGCCCGTGGATACCCAATATGTCGCCCCAAAAACTCGTCATGCGAAATGTCACCGCTATCTCTGCCGGCAATTCGTATACCTTTGCCCCCCGAGACTTGTTACGCAAAGTGCAAAAGGTTGTAGTGGTAGTACCCAAACTCCGGAATTTATCAGAGATCAACCAGGATGCTCTTAGATCCCATCGGCGTACTTCAGAGTCTCCGATCGAACCTGGGACAGAGACCGTCATTGTCTTCTGGACAGAAGGTCCAGATTCAGGTTGGTGGGCGGAGGCACCTCTTGCGGATTACGACAATATCATCGACCAGCTAGTCATGTGTTCTCTTGCCGAAGCAGATAGGTTGACAATCTGCAATGCTGGGTCAATATACCCTGTAGTATCTGAAAACGGAGACTGTGTTGCCTATGTTAGCTAtcaggaaagagaaggggaggtGGCAGCGGCGGTGAAGCGCAAGATTGAGCAAATCTCGCGGAGGCGAGGAGAACTGGCCAGACTGGGCAAGCGATTGGAAAGCCTAAGGTTCATGTCGTTTGGAGAATACTTGGGAAAAGAGGACTGGAAAGGGGAGTTCGATCCGGAGGAGATGGCTCCATGGGTATTATCGTAA
- a CDS encoding diphenol oxidase, putative, producing MLPGPVIEANTGDTIIVHVNNHLPEGQGIHWHGLRQNGTALMDGVPGITQCSIPPGGSFTYNFTVSHQSGTFWWHSHYSNSMADGIWGPLIVHSANESLQRGRDYDEDRIVFITDWMHDNSEVIVAALISPEGYRGSTVPPQGDAILINGRGQTNCTATGSSSCFYPPPPEIQVPVDRRVRLRMISASSHAMYRVSIDNHSMEIVETDGTAVYGPTIHEMSISSGERYSAIINTTEGKEGDAFWLRTSVALACMSQGSTQVGLAVLRYTGNGNITTAEPRTEAWTDLARHDTPCVGLDEMYALSPREPLNASKTALQSRVLNSKLGTFVDVYGTSFEGYGFNNVTYQNQINDPLLSIVQRGGSCNHSLITNATFPDIGAGNIIINNLDAQIGHPYHIHGNEFQVIARGFGALTLDDLSNIDFILDNPLRKDTIWMQGGSWLVLRIITDNPGVWACHCHIGWHLAKGKMAVVVVQPKAIEDIQWSESWTNLCANTDPNAFGPARRSFP from the exons ATGCTCCCTGGTCCTGTGATAGAGGCTAACACCGGCGATACTATTATCGTACATGTCAACAATCATCTGCCTGAAGGACAAGGTATCC ACTGGCATGGTTTGCGACAGAATGGCACGGCTCTCATGGACGGTGTTCCTGGTATAACTCAG TGTTCTATTCCGCCTGGAGGCTCATTCACCTACAATTTCACCGTAAGCCATCAATCCGGCACGTTTTGGTGGCACTCCCATTACTCCAATTCCATGGCCGACGGCATTTGGGGACC CCTAATTGTGCACTCGGCCAATGAATCCCTTCAGAGGGGACGAGACTATGATGAGGACCGAATCGTTTTTATAACTGACTGGAT GCATGATAACTCAGAAGTTATCGTTGCAGCTCTAATCTCTCCAGAAGGGTACAGAGGA AGCACTGTTCCTCCACAAGGTGATGCGATTCTCATCAACGGCCGT GGCCAAACCAACTGCACAGCTACTGGTTCCTCGTCATGCTTCTATCCCCCACCTCCGGAGATCCAAGTGCCCGTCGACCGCAGGGTTCGTCTGCGCATGATCAGCGCTTCCTCTCACGCCATGTATCGCGTCTCTATCGATAACCATTCCATGGAAATTGTCGAGACGGATGGTACTGCTGTTTACGGACCTACGATCCATGAGATGTCTATCTCGTCTGGAGAACGATACTCTGCAATTATCAATACTactgaaggaaaagaaggggatgcGTTCTGGCTGAGAACAAGCGTTGCTCTGGCCTGTATGTCGCAAGGGTCTACTCAAGTGGGATTGGCGGTGTTGAGATATACGGGTAATGGCAATATTACTACTGCTGAGCCTCGGACTGAAGCTTG GACTGATTTAGCGAGGCATGATACTCCTTGTGTTGGGCTTGACGAAATGTATGCTCTTTC GCCACGAGAGCCTCTGAACGCGTCCAAAACAGCTTTGCAAAGTCGTGTCCTCAATAGCAAGCTGGGTACCTTCGTGGACGTCTATGGTACCTCCTTCGAAGGTTAC GGATTCAATAATGTAACATACCAGAACCAGATAAACGACCCTTTACTTTCCATCGTCCAGCGTGGTGGCTCTTGCAACCACTCATTAATAACCAACGCAACTTTTCCAGATATCGGTGCAGGtaacatcatcatcaacaacttAGATGCCCAAATTGGTCATCCTTATCACATTCATGGCAACGAGTTCCAGGTGATAGCACGAGGCTTTGGAGCTCTCACTCTTGATGACCTGTCAAACATTGATTTTATTTTGGACAATCCTCTGAGGAAGGATACAATTTGGATGCAGGGTGGAAGCTGGTTGGTATTGAGGATCATAACAGATAATCCCGGAGTGTGGGCCTGCCATTGTCATATCGGATGGCACCTTGCCAAAGGAAAG ATGGCTGTAGTCGTTGTCCAGCCAAAAGCGATAGAAGATATCCAATGGTCTGAGTCTTGGACGAAT CTCTGTGCTAACACTGATCCCAATGCATTTGGTCCAGCACGGCGTTCATTTCCATGA